A window of Plasmodium malariae genome assembly, chromosome: 12 genomic DNA:
CTATCAAGAATTCATAAAATTAGAgaaaatttatgtacatatttttaagaaaaaaaagcttCATGGGAAAGACCACCAGAGAATTCCTTATCCACGGGTAAAGCAGCCTTCCCATTTATACAGCATGAGCAACGCGTGTgcagatatatacatacatatatatatgtacaatacGTGTGTGTGCACTAATGCTTCTTTCCTTTCGTAcctcctttttcttttccttgcTCAAAAAGAAGGGCAATTTTTTAGATAAGTTATCTTCTATTTCTACGGAAGTGAAACAACAAATGCGTATGCATAAATATtcgtatgtataaatacgCATATGCATTAATACTCATAAGTATTAATACTCATATACATTAATACTCATATGCATTAACACGCATATGCATTAATGCACACATTCAGTAATACCCACATGTGCATAATAAACATAAGTGCATTCATACATAATGAACCactcaaatgaaaaaaagtaatgCCTATTTTTTGAATACCATTTTTCGCTTTTACTCCTCTGTTACTTGTCTTAAACTCTTGGTCTATTTTTCCATAtgctctaaaaaaaaaaaaaaatgttgtaTACTTACTGCTGTTTGCATATTTCAAGATGGCATATATcaataatgtatttaattCGTTTTGATGAGCTACTAAAAAGCGGAGAAAAGATATTATATTGTGTTGTAATAAGTATGCATCGTCTTCATATATTcgctcatttttttcttttttttttttcctatgttttcatttatttcaatTTACTCAAATACTACTTCATTACAGTTCTGCCTTTcgttcaattttttatggAAACTCATTTTGTTACTTCAATATTTGATAGTTTtggcgaaaaaaaaaaaaaaaaaaaaaaaaaaaaaaaagaaaggaagaggagaagaagaaaaagaagcagagttaaaaaaaaaaaataaatttatcagtagaaagtattttaaaaaattacttaaattttaactgtatataatttgggaaaaaaaattcatacgATATTTGCGCGATTACGGGGGAAAGCAGTTCTACatgtacacacacacatatatatatatatatatatatagatatatagatatagatatatagatatatagatatatagatatatagatatatagatatagatataaatatggatatatacttatacataaacatttaATACTACAATTAGAGatgtttcctttttattctcTCGAACTgcacaaagaaaaaattgttcTGTTTTTTGAACGTTGTTCTATGTgtattctttaattttttatttttaacactTGCTCTAAATTGAATAAATggacttaaaaaaaaaaaaaaaaatgaataaaaaaaatagaaaagtaaacagaaaaaaacagaacagaacaaaataaaataaaacagaacaaaataaaataaaacagaacaaaataaaataaaacagaacaaaataaaataaaacagaacaaaataaaataaaacagaacaaaataaaataaaacagaacaaaataaaacaaataaaaaaaacaaaataaaacaaaacaaaacaaaatagaagTTCCTACAACATACATagcataattataaaattccGCTAGACACAGGAAAACGgagcatttttatatttttgtcattattattaatgcGCTTTCatgtttccttttttgctTGTGCTATTCCCAAGCATTTAATATCACCCGCGaaatttaatagaaaaagacagcttatttaaaaaatttgcagtaagaaaacgaaaaaaaaaaaaaatgaacacaaAAGAGAACACAAAAATGAATACGAAAACGGCCGTATTTGCAAATTTATTTAGACactaaaatgtattttttattttctccttcatgtacatatgtgttgAAGAGGGGAAAAGTACACCTATAAAACATGAAACAGAGTCAAATACCTTCAATTATAACATCATCCCACGTAACAAAGAGCCGCTAATAAAATGCATGcagtatatacacatgtatatcatatatatatacatacatatatttgtacgtttatacatttatatatgtacattgcATGCATTATATTCGTTCTGAATGTTTTTGAGGACTCTCGTTTTTCGCAACTGCCATTTGTTAAAAACGAGCAGGTAAAGAAGGAACAggtagaaaataaaaaaaataaatatttatttatatatgtatgtatatatatatatatatatatttatctatgtataaatttttgtttaacgtaaattttcatttacttCCACTGAAAGGATTTTTTGCTCATCGCGAATTcaataaaacaatattttttttactttttttttttttttttttttttttttgcgcaATCAAAGGATGccatatgaataaaatggagaattatttaatacctttttattaaaaattgagcaatcgaaaaaaaaataaagtaatttaaaatgtaaaaagttgaagtaatataaaacatcgtaaatgaaataataggtgttacataaaaaaatataccaggaaaattatattgttcTTCCCCTTCTATatgtgtaatatatattttgcaaAGAATTAAGCGTTACATTTTGTcgttgtatatatatgtgtatggaACTGaatatgcacatgtacatgtgATGAACATGCGTGTAAATGGGGACATGTAGTATGGTTACATATaggtatacatatgtacatgtatacccacatatgtacatgtatacccacatatgtacatgtatacccacatatgtacatgtatacccacatatgtacacgtaTACTCACGTATGTACACGTATACTCACATATGCACACGCAGAAGGTGCTAAGAGAAATGCTTGGGAGATGATTGGAACGcgttttttaaaacaaaggCCTTGGATAAAATAGATTCGATATCTTGAATTTTCCAATCATGAGTTGGAAAGCGTTGCATAAATAATAGCATTTGTTGAAAGTccattttctttaaatattgaGACCAATGTACTAAAAAAACAGCACAAATGTATGGATGAAAATCGGTAAATATATCACAGATATCActaatatatgtatctaATAATCTTACAGATATATTAATTGGGAATTCTCTTAATAAAAGACAATTTACCCATCTAAAGgaaaattgaataaaatcTATAttgttatcatatatatgattaaataatgaattatcAATTCGTTTAACTATTTCTTTAACTTTGATTATAGCTCTTTGTATTCCTGGTTGAccaaatgtataattatctTGTATTTGTTCTAATAATTTCGAaagacaaaaatataaatctgactctacattttttaattcttgtTCACCTATATTATCAATATCATTGGAattaatttcttcttttaaaataattggTCGTAAAAATACTATTAAAAATGGTGTTATTAAATCATTTATTCCTTGTACATATCCACAAGCTGGATGTCGAacagaataaataaataatacatgttCACTTAACtgctgtatttttttattattaaatatattataacatgATTTCGTTCGAGGTATATCAACCTTTATCTGCCGTAATATCTTCAATTCATCTTCAGACAATCGATTCTTGatataatattgtttttttaaattttcatattcatctctttttttctttagcACTTTTTCTGTATCTTCTCGATTTAGTGGTAAGTAGCCTAATGCTAATTTCCAGCACTCCTCTCTTACATTAAACGACATTTCGTCTGATATCCCACcccataatatattttttagttcaTCTGCATTGGACAAATTGGGAAAAAAAGGGAAGTTATTAACGAATTGCCTATGCGATGAGGCGCACGTGCATGTACACATGGGTACAATACGCATATGTACGtctgtatgtacgtatgtacgtctgtatgtacgtatgtacgtctgtatgtacgtatgtacgtttgtatgtacatatgtacgtttgtatgtatgtatatgtgtgtatataggattataaataaatatatgtgctCTTTGAGCAGACAATGACCTAGCGTTAGCTGGAAATTAACGTATACACCCTTCACAACGATCATATATGATCTTTTTCTCATTAATCGCTTGATATCAAATGAACAATAAATGAGGCATAAATGTTCTATGaactttaaatataaaaaatctgGGTAGCATCCTAAATCATGGACTTGTTGAACACACGCATTATAAACATGGGCATATACGT
This region includes:
- the PmUG01_12016400 gene encoding TBC domain protein, putative, which codes for MKLEIKDGDEKDQTENKKNISHRMKKLYSILNSPIIDINELKNILWGGISDEMSFNVREECWKLALGYLPLNREDTEKVLKKKRDEYENLKKQYYIKNRLSEDELKILRQIKVDIPRTKSCYNIFNNKKIQQLSEHVLFIYSVRHPACGYVQGINDLITPFLIVFLRPIILKEEINSNDIDNIGEQELKNVESDLYFCLSKLLEQIQDNYTFGQPGIQRAIIKVKEIVKRIDNSLFNHIYDNNIDFIQFSFRWVNCLLLREFPINISVRLLDTYISDICDIFTDFHPYICAVFLVHWSQYLKKMDFQQMLLFMQRFPTHDWKIQDIESILSKAFVLKNAFQSSPKHFS